In one Nicotiana sylvestris chromosome 8, ASM39365v2, whole genome shotgun sequence genomic region, the following are encoded:
- the LOC104232306 gene encoding putative receptor-like protein kinase At3g47110: MGRSCNLLFGLAVFILFHYHTSLAIVPNVSTDKDALLALKSHISSSDPNDILASNWSSFSHVCSWIGITCSSRHNRVTALDISSMQLYGTIPPHVGNLSFLVSLDISNNTFHGKLPEELSHLQRLKLIIVDSNNFTGVIPSFLSLLPNLRILRLSSNQFYGKIPPSLSNLTKLEGLGVEHNFLEGEIPRELGNLRYMTILDLQVNQLTGSIPPSIFNITTMRIITLFKNNLAVNNLDGVIPSNLGKCRKLRILSLSGNKFIGTVPRELANLKALTELYLGYQHLQGEIPAELGNLKKLRLLGLNKNEFTGSIPTNIFNISALQILDLSVNRLSGRLPSDFGRGIPSLENFSCGSNNLSGSISASISNSSRLRTLYLSFNSFTGPGIE; the protein is encoded by the exons ATGGGCAGAAGTTGCAATCTTCTCTTTGGTCTTGCTGTTTTCATTTTGTTTCATTACCATACATCACTGGCTATTGTTCCCAATGTTAGCACCGATAAAGATGCTCTTCTCGCCTTGAAATCTCACATTTCTTCCTCTGATCCTAATGATATCTTAGCAAGCAACTGGTCTTCCTTCAGCCATGTTTGCAGCTGGATTGGCATCACTTGTAGCTCGCGCCACAATAGAGTCACAGCTTTAGACATTTCTAGCATGCAACTTTATGGTACCATTCCTCCACACGTTGGAAACCTTTCATTTCTTGTTTCCCTTGACATCAGTAACAACACTTTTCATGGAAAGTTGCCAGAAGAGTTGTCTCATTTGCAGAGGTTGAAATTGATTATTGTCGATAGCAATAACTTTACTGGTGTCATTCCATCATTCTTAAGTCTGTTACCAAACCTTCGCATTCTGCGCCTTTCGAGCAACCAATTTTATGGGAAAATTCCACCTTCCCTTTCCAATCTAACAAAACTAGAAGGATTGGGCGTGGAGCACAATTTTCTTGAAGGAGAGATCCCTCGAGAACTCGGTAATCTTCGTTACATGACTATCCTAGACCTACAAGTAAACCAGCTTACTGGCTCTATACCTCCATCAATCTTTAACATTACCACAATGCGAATCATTACTCTTTTCAAAAACAATCTTGCTG TTAACAACCTAGACGGTGTTATTCCATCAAACCTAGGAAAGTGCAGAAAGCTTCGAATCTTGTCATTGTCTGGCAATAAGTTCATTGGAACTGTACCAAGAGAGTTAGCCAACTTAAAAGCTCTAACAGAATTATATCTTGGATATCAGCACTTGCAAG GAGAGATACCAGCGGAGCTAGGTAATCTTAAGAAACTACGGTTGCTGGGATTAAACAAGAATGAGTTTACGGGTTCTATCCCTACAAACATTTTCAACATATCAGCACTGCAGATCTTAGATCTTTCTGTAAACAGGCTTTCAGGTCGTCTACCATCCGATTTTGGCCGTGGAATTCCCAGCTTAGAAAATTTTTCTTGCGGATCGAATAATCTGAGTGGTTCTATCTCTGCTTCAATCTCAAATTCTTCAAGACTCAGAACACTTTATCTCTCGTTCAACAGTTTCACAGGTCCAGGAATCGAATAA
- the LOC138874473 gene encoding DNA damage-repair/toleration protein DRT100-like yields MTGEIPAELGNLNNLQYLDLTENKFTSSVPASILNISALRILGLGVNRLSGTLPSDLGRKMPSLEELLCGDNNLSGFISATISNSSRLRKLDLTLNRFTGPIPESLGNLEYLEVLALGANNFFGDSTLSFLNTFDKL; encoded by the coding sequence ATGACAGGAGAGATACCGGCGGAGCTAGGTAATCTTAATAATCTACAGTATCTGGATTTAACTGAAAACAAGTTTACTAGTTCTGTCCCTGCAAGCATTTTGAACATATCAGCACTGAGGATCCTTGGACTTGGAGTAAATAGGCTTTCAGGTACTCTACCTTCAGATTTAGGCCGTAAAATGCCCAGCCTAGAAGAACTTCTTTGTGGTGATAATAATCTGAGTGGTTTTATCTCTGCTACCATCTCAAATTCATCAAGACTCAGAAAACTTGATCTCACACTCAACAGATTCACAGGTCCAATTCCTGAATCACTGGGTAACTTAGAATACCTTGAGGTTTTGGCCTTGGGGGCAAATAATTTTTTCGGCGATTCAACATTGAGCTTCCTTAACACCTTTGACAAATTGTAG
- the LOC104232308 gene encoding probable LRR receptor-like serine/threonine-protein kinase At3g47570, which produces MSRMSLFNNELIGYIPKTIERMLKLQEIYLHKNKIGGTIPDVICNLQNLGELYLSGNQITGSVPPCLGTITSLRKLNLAYNRLNSRLPASLGSLRDIIEFNVSSNLLSGQIPLEIGNLKAATLIELSRNNFSGNIPSSIGGLDRLTYLFLEHNKLDGPIPDSLGKMLALEFLDLSFNNLSGQIPKSLEALVYIKYLNISFNKLSGEIPTGGPFANITSQSFLSNNALCGDSRFNVKPCPPKYTKKSRRKRVLIGLYTLLGIGSLLALVVGYAVLRRRKIKKNVDQADVSLVKEHERISYYELEQATEGFSESNLLGNGSFSKVYKGILKDGTFFAAKVFDVQLEGAFKSFDTECEMLRNLRHRNLTKVITSCSNLDFKALVLEYMPNGTLEKWLYSHNLFLDMMHRLDIMIDVASAMDYLHNGYSTPVVHCDLKPSNVLLDQEMVGHVSDFGIAKLLDAGEDFVQTRTIATLGYIAPEYGQDGIVSTSCDVYSFGILMMETFTRMRPSDDIFTGELSIRSWVSDSFPGGIHKVVDANLVHPGDEQTDAKMQCLLSIMELALRCTVTIPDARISMEEALSTLTKIRLQFVSSCC; this is translated from the exons ATGTCAAGGATGAGTCTATTTAACAATGAGTTGATTGGATATATTCCAAAAACTATCGAACGCATGCTGAAACTTCAAGAAATTTACCTACATAAAAACAAGATAGGAGGAACCATACCAGATGTTATCTGCAATTTACAGAATCTTGGTGAATTATACCTATCGGGAAATCAGATTACCGGTTCAGTGCCACCATGCTTAGGGACCATTACCAGTTTACGGAAACTTAATCTGGCTTACAACAGGCTGAATTCGAGATTACCTGCAAGCTTGGGAAGCCTTCGAGATATCATAGAATTCAATGTTTCGTCCAATTTATTAAGTGGGCAAATTCCTCTGGAGATTGGAAATTTAAAGGCTGCCACACTCATTGAACTGTCAAGAAATAATTTCTCTGGTAATATCCCTAGCTCTATAGGAGGTCTAGATAGATTGACCTATCTTTTTTTAGAACATAATAAATTAGATGGGCCTATTCCAGATTCATTAGGGAAAATGCTTGCCTTGGAATTCTTGGATTTATCCTTTAACAATCTTAGTGGTCAGATTCCAAAGTCATTAGAAGCTCTTGTGTATATTAAATACCTGAACATCTCATTTAATAAACTTAGTGGTGAAATTCCAACCGGTGGACCTTTTGCAAATATCACAAGCCAATCCTTCCTGTCCAATAATGCACTCTGTGGTGACTCCAGATTTAACGTGAAACCATGTCCTCCAAAATATACAAAGAAGTCAAGAAGAAAAAGAGTGCTTATAGGTTTATATACTCTGTTAGGGATAGGATCACTCCTTGCATTGGTCGTTGGATATGCGGTGTTAAGACggagaaagataaaaaagaaTGTAGATCAAGCTGATGTGTCGCTCGTTAAAGAGCATGAAAGAATTTCTTATTATGAACTTGAACAAGCAACAGAAGGATTCAGTGAAAGCAACTTGCTTGGTAATGGGAGTTTCAGCAAGGTCTACAAAGGGATACTTAAGGATGGTACCTTTTTCGCAGCAAAGGTATTCGATGTGCAATTGGAGGGTGCATTCAAAAGTTTTGATACAGAATGTGAGATGTTGCGCAACCTCCGCCATCGAAATCTTACTAAAGTCATCACTAGTTGCTCCAACCTTGATTTCAAAGCCTTAGTATTGGAATACATGCCGAATGGAACACTTGAAAAATGGCTATATTCTCATAACCTTTTCTTAGACATGATGCATAGATTAGATATAATGATAGATGTTGCATCTGCGATGGACTATCTCCACAATGGCTATTCAACGCCTGTGGTGCATTGCGACTTAAAACCAAGCAATGTCTTGCTAGATCAAGAAATGGTTGGCCATGTCAGTGATTTTGGCATTGCAAAATTGTTGGATGCAGGGGAGGATTTTGTTCAAACACGTACAATTGCAACCCTAGGATATATTGCTCCAG AGTATGGACAAGATGGTATAGTATCCACGAGCTGTGATGTTTATAGTTTTGGTATCCTGATGATGGAGACATTTACAAGAATGAGACCAAGTGATGATATATTTACCGGAGAATTGAGCATAAGAAGTTGGGTTAGCGATTCTTTTCCAGGTGGAATTCATAAGGTGGTGGATGCTAATTTGGTACATCCAGGGGATGAACAAACCGATGCAAAGATGCAGTGTCTGCTATCTATCATGGAATTAGCTTTGAGGTGCACTGTGACGATACCTGATGCAAGAATTAGTATGGAAGAGGCTCTTTCAACACTTACAAAGATTAGGCTCCAGTTTGTCAGTAGTTGCTGCTAG
- the LOC104232314 gene encoding pentatricopeptide repeat-containing protein At3g14580, mitochondrial-like, producing the protein MSRSSMIFSFFVPFSSFTLKTKTRTIIFYTPVNFLFLPSLPFVYMRASELGVEIDACCLNIIIKGLSRCGELDAAYKVFDEYPKQNCHPNVRTFSTIKHALCERGCVNEALGLLERMEKEDVEPDAIVFNTLISGLRKQGRADEGIEMFKKVMLKGCDPNPGTYQEVLYASLDAKRYLEAKDFMAVMIDKRVNPSFESYKLIIHGLCDGKLLGDLDWVLRQMVRHGFVPRMGMWRQILGCLFPDGDCCTVYSYEEILAD; encoded by the exons ATGTCGAGATCTTCTATGATCTTCTCTTTTTTTGTGCCTTTTTCCTCTTTCACTTTGAAGACAAAAACTAGAACAATTATTTTTTATACTCCagttaattttctttttcttccttccctGCCCTTT GTGTATATGCGTGCTTCTGAGTTGGGTGTCGAGATTGATGCTTGTTGTTTGAATATTATCATTAAGGGTTTATCTCGTTGTGGAGAGCTGGATGCTGCATATAAGGTGTTCGATGAATATCCTAAGCAAAATTGTCATCCCAATGTGAGGACGTTTTCAACTATAAAGCATGCTTTGTGCGAGCGCGGTTGTGTTAATGAGGCGTTGGGGTTGTTAGAGAGGATGGAAAAGGAGGATGTTGAACCAGATGCTATCGTGTTTAATACATTGATTTCGGGGCTCAGGAAGCAAGGAAGAGCTGACGAGGGGATTGAGATGTTTAAGAAAGTAATGCTGAAAGGTTGTGATCCGAATCCAGGGACATATCAGGAGGTTTTGTATGCTTCGCTTGATGCTAAGAGATATTTAGAGGCTAAAGATTTTATGGCTGTTATGATTGATAAGAGGGTGAATCCAAGTTTTGAGTCTTATAAGCTGATAATACATGGCCTTTGTGATGGGAAGCTTCTTGGTGATTTAGACTGGGTGTTGAGGCAGATGGTGAGACACGGATTTGTGCCGAGGATGGGTATGTGGAGGCAAATTCTTGGTTGCTTGTTTCCTGATGGAGATTGTTGTACTGTCTATTCATATGAAGAAATTCTTGCGGACTAA
- the LOC138874474 gene encoding uncharacterized protein — translation MVEGSRQWHEKLPFALLEYRTTVRTSVGATPYSLVYGTEAVIPAEVEIPSLRIITEAEIDDDEWVKSRLEQLSLIDEKRLALVCHGAEKSVVQEEFSVKEKRAVIRFWFKTVSIAAVCDCWILAVTTCC, via the exons atggtggaaggatctagacagtggcatgaaaagctaccttttgcattgttggaaTACCGTACCACTGTTCGTACTTCGGTGGGCGCGactccttactctttggtgtatggtacggaagcagtgatacccgcagaagtggaaatcccgtctcttcGAATCATtacggaggctgagatcgatgatgatgaatgggtgaaaagccgccttgagcagttgagtttgattgacgagaagagattggcattagtgtgtcatg gggcagaaaagtcgGTTGTTCAGGAGGAATTCTCTGTAAAGGAAAAACgagcagtaatcag aTTTTGGTTCAAAACTGTCTCTATTGCTGCTGTGTGTGACTGTTGGATACTAGCTGTTACTACTTGCTGCTGA